GTTTTCCCCTATTAATCCTTTTTTACcaatatggattatttattttggagaattgatccaaaaccggaaaatcatCAATTTGTGTGGATTctatggtacatttggaaaggAAGGAATCTAAAGGTCTTTAGTAATCTAGATGTTGATCCGAGAGATACACTGAGATTGGCGGAAACAGAATCAGCATTATGGATTGCAGCACAGGATACGACTACACAACGTCAAGTACAACAGGTTGCTAGTAGCAACACAGAACCAAGACAGAGGAGATGGTGTTTTACTGATGGTTCATGGAAAGACAATGACAAAGCCTCGGGACAAGGTTGGTATAGTACTTTAGAAGGTTTTGATAGTTTAATGGGAGCAAGGAATGTTAGAGCGAGTCTCTCCCCTCTTCATGCTGAAGTGGAGGCGTTgatatgggcaatggaatgtatgaagaATTTACATTAGTATAGGGTCACGTTTGCGACAGATTGTTcccaattggtgaagatggtttcggaaccagaggaatggccagcttttgcaagttatttggaagatataaAGATCCTTCAAGACGTTCTCATCAACTCAAAGATAACTCATGTACCACGAACGTCGAATATGCAGGCGGATAAACTAGCACGAGGTGCCAGGATACAACCgtcttttgttgttcacatggatgcggagTTACCGGCTTGGCTTCCCGAGTCTAGATGAGAGTTTTTGTTTccgctgatgacaaaaaaaagagataaaagatATGTTTTGTACATTAACGAATAGCCTCAAATCTCTGTATGGACAGACCCTTGGATACCCGTTCTTAGCCTGAGGCCAGTATtaccaaaaaatcaaaatcaacttTTAAATTACTCTTTAATGGTAGAACATCTTATCAACCCGGTTGATTGTTCATGGAATGTAGATTTGCTTAATGCTTATATACGTCCTGACGATGTGAAGATTATTAGAGACTTGGCGGTTAGTAGGTGTCATAAATCAGATACATATGGGTGGAACTTTACGCAGTCTGGCAAATATTCAGTTAAATCGGGTTTCAAAACTGAATCTTTATATCCATATAGAGGTCAACAGACGATCAGTTTTGGTCCAAGTATTAAACATCTGCTGGTTTTTTTTTGGGAACTGAAGTGCCCtgcaaaattaaaacattttgtATGGCAAATTTTGTCTGGAACATTACCGGTGTCGAAGAACCTCAAGATACGCGGGATCGACTATGAGTTGCGGTGTAGTATGTGCGGGGCAGATGAAAAGTCCACTAACCATGTATTTTTCGAATGTCCACAAGCATTTCAAACAAGGGCTCTGTCCAGGATACCTTCTCCTCCTGGATTTTTCCATCGTCTTTGGTTTTTTACTAGCATGAATTACCTATTTTGGAGGCTATCGAAAGAAGATGATTATAGTTATTTTCCGTGGATATTGTGCTATATATGAAAGAATAGAAATGATAAAATCTATTTGAACAAGAATGAAAATCCACAGGAGATTCTCCGTATAGCTGAAGTGGAAAGAATGCTTTGGGCAGAAGCACAACTGATGGTGAATTTGCACGAGGTGTGAAAATTTCTTTTTCAGCTATGTTTTATATCGATTCTATACCACCGGCTTGGCTTGTCGAATTGGCAGGTCCAGATACCTAGTTTTAGTTtctgttgtcaaaaaaaaatagccTCAATGTTCACGCTGTAAACGTTTTATATCTGGGTTGTTTCTCTTTTGGCACTATTGatacaacaacaaacaaaacaaaatgaaatgaCCCTACACTGTACTAAAGTTACTCTTTATTTGTTATTATGTTCcaaaatcgttttttttttaaatttgtatcaTGTCCcttttggagttttttttttgtattttctagaGACGTATGGAAAATGTAAGATGGAGCCAAAATGACACCTAACCAGTGAGTTATATATGAAAGCTTCTATTCAATGTTTTCAGTACTCTTCTGCTAACGCCCTTACCCCATCATGTCATTTATTCCCGTGAACAAATGGGATAACTATTTTTTACTTTccaataataatatcataactCATAACTAGTATTAGAGTTTGACTTACGTGTCTGCggttattaatatttgtttctataACAAACTATcaagtactccctctgttttttaaagatacatattctagatttttcacatatattaagaaatcacattaaaaatgcattgatttttgtgaataacaattttccataacttttaaccaataaaagtccaataaacacaattaattttcttgaaattaacagattttcattaaataatacattgaaaaagtaaaaaatgtatttttttaaaacaaatttttttcctagaacatggatctttaaaaaacagagggagtataattttttaaaagttaggGTATGATTGG
The sequence above is drawn from the Raphanus sativus cultivar WK10039 chromosome 7, ASM80110v3, whole genome shotgun sequence genome and encodes:
- the LOC108815324 gene encoding uncharacterized protein LOC108815324; protein product: MDYLFWRIDPKPENHQFVWILWYIWKGRNLKVFSNLDVDPRDTLRLAETESALWIAAQDTTTQRQVQQVASSNTEPRQRRWCFTDGSWKDNDKASGQGWYSTLEGFDSLMGARNVRASLSPLHAEVEALIWAMEYLLNAYIRPDDVKIIRDLAEILRIAEVERMLWAEAQLMVNLHEV